A stretch of the Bacillus licheniformis DSM 13 = ATCC 14580 genome encodes the following:
- a CDS encoding methylated-DNA--[protein]-cysteine S-methyltransferase, whose translation MGFYIEMTSPFGQAYIVEENNHITHLLFEKEELKQLQQDGLELRPAETELLKEAKRQLEEYFQGERKTFTLPLRQDGTPFQKKVWEALQSIPYGESRSYLDIACAVGNPKAVRAIGQANKRNALPILIPCHRVIGKNRSLTGYSGNETDKKAVLLDIENIAYKGK comes from the coding sequence GTGGGCTTTTATATTGAAATGACCTCGCCTTTTGGACAAGCCTACATCGTCGAGGAAAATAACCATATTACACATTTGCTATTTGAAAAAGAAGAACTAAAACAGCTTCAACAAGACGGCCTGGAGCTTCGCCCGGCCGAAACGGAATTGTTGAAGGAGGCAAAGCGCCAGCTCGAAGAATATTTCCAGGGGGAGCGGAAAACGTTCACCCTTCCTCTCCGCCAGGATGGAACCCCGTTTCAGAAAAAGGTGTGGGAGGCGCTGCAGTCGATCCCGTACGGTGAATCACGGAGCTATTTAGACATCGCATGCGCCGTCGGGAATCCGAAAGCGGTGCGCGCAATCGGCCAAGCCAATAAAAGAAATGCGCTGCCGATTTTGATCCCGTGCCACCGTGTCATCGGCAAAAATCGTTCATTGACGGGGTATTCCGGAAATGAAACGGATAAAAAAGCGGTGCTGCTCGACATCGAAAATATTGCGTATAAAGGAAAATAA
- the mtnA gene encoding S-methyl-5-thioribose-1-phosphate isomerase has product MPEQFAVPRSVEWEETSVKILNQQKLPEKTEYLHLTTKEDIYDAIQTLKVRGAPAIGITAAFGLALCAQSIDTSDVSAFLRELRKIKDELNQARPTAVNLSWALNRLLKSAEGAKSVNEAKTNLVHEAIQIQVEDEETCRQIGQNALHLFKSGDSIMTICNAGSIATSRYGTALSPFYLAKTKDLDLHIYACETRPVLQGARLTAWELMQGGIDVTLITDSMAAHTMKEKNISAVIVGADRIARNGDTANKIGTFGLAILAKAFQIPFFIAAPLSTFDVSISCGDDIPIEERDPDEVRRINGTQIAPQEVPVFNPAFDITPHDLISGIITEKGIITDRFEEEIEALFSAEALT; this is encoded by the coding sequence ATGCCGGAACAATTTGCGGTGCCCCGTTCTGTCGAATGGGAAGAAACATCGGTAAAAATCCTGAACCAGCAAAAGCTTCCCGAAAAGACGGAGTACCTGCATCTCACAACTAAAGAAGACATCTATGATGCGATCCAAACGCTAAAAGTGAGGGGAGCGCCTGCCATCGGCATAACAGCCGCCTTCGGACTCGCCCTTTGCGCACAAAGCATCGATACATCTGATGTTTCCGCTTTTCTGCGGGAGCTCCGCAAAATCAAAGATGAACTCAATCAGGCAAGGCCGACAGCCGTCAATTTATCCTGGGCCCTCAATCGGCTGTTAAAAAGCGCAGAGGGCGCAAAATCGGTCAATGAGGCAAAAACAAACCTCGTCCACGAAGCGATTCAGATCCAGGTTGAAGACGAAGAAACATGCCGGCAGATCGGACAGAATGCTCTGCATTTGTTCAAATCGGGCGACAGCATCATGACCATCTGCAACGCCGGCTCGATCGCGACAAGCAGGTACGGAACGGCCCTTTCCCCGTTTTACCTTGCCAAAACAAAGGATCTCGACCTTCATATTTACGCCTGTGAAACAAGGCCTGTTCTTCAGGGGGCGCGCCTGACGGCGTGGGAGCTTATGCAGGGGGGGATTGACGTGACGCTGATTACAGACAGCATGGCTGCCCATACGATGAAGGAAAAGAACATTTCAGCCGTCATTGTCGGAGCGGACAGGATCGCAAGAAACGGAGATACAGCCAATAAAATCGGAACGTTCGGCTTGGCAATCCTCGCCAAAGCCTTTCAAATCCCGTTTTTTATCGCTGCTCCCCTGTCAACTTTTGATGTCTCGATTTCATGCGGCGACGACATTCCGATTGAAGAACGCGATCCGGATGAAGTCAGACGGATAAACGGAACGCAAATAGCGCCGCAAGAGGTGCCTGTGTTCAATCCTGCTTTTGATATCACGCCGCACGATTTAATCTCTGGAATCATCACGGAAAAAGGGATTATCACAGATAGATTTGAAGAAGAAATCGAAGCGCTGTTTTCCGCTGAAGCCCTTACTTAG
- the mtnK gene encoding S-methyl-5-thioribose kinase has protein sequence MTVTKTAAYETLTESSAAALAVRLGLFPSKSTLTCREIGDGNLNLVFRVYDKEQQRGLVIKQAVPYAKVVGESWPLTLDRARIESSALIRQAEHVPHLVPKVYYSDTELAVTVLEDLSHLEIARNGLIDGKDYPHLSEDIGEFLGKTHFYSSEYALDPTVKERLVKQFTNPDLCDITESLVFTDPFFDHETNDFEEELRDEAEVLWGNEALKIEAAKLKQRFLSAEETLIHGDLHTGSIFAGEDGETKIIDPEFAFFGPIGFDIGQFIANLLLNALSREENRRAPLYRHVETVWNTFSRTFSEAWENDAVETCKHENGRLESVLRQAFEDAAGFAGCEMIRRTIGLAHVADLDTIVPFSRRISQKKLALKIGAAFIEKRSGFRTPKDMIEAFRNALKE, from the coding sequence ATGACCGTAACAAAAACCGCAGCATACGAAACTTTGACTGAAAGCTCCGCGGCCGCGCTTGCCGTCCGTCTCGGGCTTTTTCCAAGCAAAAGCACCCTGACATGCCGAGAGATCGGGGACGGAAACCTGAATCTGGTCTTCCGCGTTTATGACAAAGAGCAGCAAAGAGGATTGGTCATCAAGCAGGCGGTGCCTTATGCAAAAGTCGTCGGCGAAAGCTGGCCGCTGACGCTTGACAGGGCAAGAATCGAAAGCAGTGCGCTGATCCGCCAGGCTGAGCACGTTCCGCACCTTGTTCCGAAAGTGTACTATTCTGACACCGAGCTTGCCGTCACCGTATTGGAAGACCTTTCTCACTTGGAAATCGCCAGAAACGGACTGATTGACGGGAAGGATTACCCGCATCTGTCGGAAGATATCGGAGAATTCCTTGGAAAAACGCATTTTTACTCATCAGAATATGCGCTTGACCCAACGGTTAAAGAGCGGCTTGTGAAGCAGTTTACGAATCCGGATCTGTGCGATATTACAGAAAGCCTTGTGTTCACAGACCCTTTCTTTGACCATGAGACGAACGATTTCGAAGAAGAGCTTCGCGATGAAGCAGAAGTTCTTTGGGGCAATGAAGCGCTAAAAATTGAAGCGGCAAAACTGAAGCAGCGCTTTTTATCAGCGGAGGAAACGCTGATCCACGGAGACCTGCATACAGGCAGCATTTTCGCCGGTGAAGATGGCGAAACGAAAATCATCGACCCTGAGTTTGCGTTTTTCGGCCCGATCGGGTTTGACATCGGACAGTTTATCGCCAACCTGCTGTTAAACGCGCTTTCTCGCGAAGAAAACAGGCGGGCTCCTTTATACCGCCATGTTGAGACCGTCTGGAATACGTTCAGCCGGACATTCAGCGAAGCATGGGAAAACGATGCTGTTGAGACTTGCAAACATGAGAATGGGCGCCTTGAGTCAGTCCTGAGACAGGCGTTTGAAGACGCAGCAGGCTTCGCCGGCTGCGAAATGATCCGCCGGACGATCGGCCTCGCCCATGTTGCGGACCTTGATACAATCGTTCCATTTTCCCGGAGAATCAGCCAAAAAAAGCTCGCCCTTAAAATAGGCGCAGCATTCATAGAAAAACGCAGCGGTTTCCGGACGCCAAAAGACATGATTGAAGCGTTTCGAAACGCGCTTAAGGAGTGA
- a CDS encoding carbon-nitrogen family hydrolase: MKLTISCLQFDIAYGNPSENFKKAEQLIEQESRKADILLLPELWTTGYDLKNLGSIADEEGRQTKRWLQETAKANRIHIVCGSVAVKKKSGVYNIMYIADKNGHLIKEYSKAHLFQLMDEHLYLSAGSGDGRFELEGMPAAGFICYDIRFPEWIRKHTSEGAGIIFVSAEWPLARLDHWQSLLKARAIENQCFVAACNRSGKDPANEFAGHSTVIDPLGRTLAEAGRGEAVIRAEIDLRDIEKARGQIPVFEDIRKDLY; encoded by the coding sequence GTGAAGCTGACAATTTCATGCCTGCAATTCGATATCGCGTACGGCAATCCTTCTGAAAATTTCAAAAAAGCGGAGCAGCTGATCGAGCAGGAAAGCCGGAAGGCGGATATCCTTCTCCTTCCTGAGCTGTGGACGACGGGTTATGATTTAAAAAATCTCGGCTCCATCGCGGATGAAGAAGGCAGGCAAACGAAGAGATGGCTGCAGGAAACGGCAAAAGCAAACCGCATCCATATCGTATGCGGCTCAGTCGCAGTCAAGAAAAAAAGCGGTGTGTACAATATCATGTACATCGCAGACAAAAACGGACATTTGATCAAAGAATACAGCAAAGCTCACCTTTTTCAGCTGATGGACGAACACCTCTATTTGTCAGCGGGCTCAGGCGACGGGCGCTTCGAGCTTGAAGGGATGCCGGCTGCGGGGTTCATCTGCTACGACATCCGTTTCCCGGAATGGATCAGAAAACATACGAGCGAAGGTGCGGGCATCATCTTTGTATCGGCGGAGTGGCCGCTCGCCCGCCTCGATCACTGGCAAAGCCTTTTAAAAGCCAGAGCGATTGAAAATCAGTGCTTTGTCGCAGCCTGCAATCGTTCGGGAAAAGACCCGGCAAACGAATTTGCGGGCCACAGCACAGTCATTGATCCGCTCGGCCGCACCCTTGCTGAAGCAGGACGCGGAGAAGCGGTCATCAGGGCCGAAATCGACCTAAGGGACATTGAAAAAGCGCGGGGGCAAATTCCGGTTTTTGAGGACATTCGCAAAGATTTATATTAA
- a CDS encoding pyridoxal phosphate-dependent aminotransferase produces the protein MKFEHSDVLKQLPEQFFASLVKKVNEKIAAGHDVINLGQGNPDQPTPEHIVDTMAQAVRNPENHRYSSFRGSRSLKEAAAAFYQREYGVELDPEREVAVLFGGKAGLVELPQCLLNPGDTVLVPDPGYPDYWSGVELARANMETMPLTADNQFLPDYSRIPKEVKEKAKLMYLNYPNNPTGAQATSAFFEETVRFAKSNGICVVHDFAYGAIGYDGKRPVSFLETAGAKDAGIEIYTLSKTYNMAGWRVGFAVGNASVIEALNLYQDHMYVSLFKAVQDAAAAALLSDQACVQEQNERYEKRRNAWIRAVRDIGWHADAPQGSFFAWMPVPDGYTSEAFSDLLLEKANVVTAPGIGFGKHGEGYVRVGLLTSEERLREAASRIAELNIFKKTGHSH, from the coding sequence ATGAAATTTGAGCATTCAGATGTACTGAAGCAGCTGCCGGAGCAGTTTTTCGCTTCCTTGGTCAAAAAGGTGAATGAAAAAATTGCCGCCGGCCATGATGTCATCAATCTCGGTCAGGGGAATCCGGATCAGCCGACACCGGAACATATCGTTGATACAATGGCGCAAGCCGTCCGCAACCCTGAAAACCACCGGTATTCTTCCTTTCGCGGCAGCCGTTCACTCAAGGAGGCGGCGGCCGCGTTCTATCAAAGGGAATACGGCGTAGAGCTCGATCCTGAACGCGAAGTCGCTGTATTGTTCGGCGGAAAAGCCGGTCTTGTCGAACTTCCGCAATGTTTGTTAAATCCGGGGGATACAGTGCTCGTTCCCGATCCCGGCTATCCCGACTACTGGTCGGGCGTTGAACTGGCAAGAGCGAACATGGAAACGATGCCGCTTACAGCGGACAATCAGTTTCTGCCTGACTACAGCCGGATTCCCAAGGAAGTGAAAGAAAAAGCGAAGCTCATGTATTTAAATTATCCGAACAACCCGACCGGTGCCCAAGCCACATCTGCTTTTTTCGAAGAGACCGTCCGGTTTGCCAAGTCGAACGGAATTTGCGTCGTCCATGATTTTGCCTACGGCGCGATCGGCTACGACGGCAAGAGGCCTGTCAGCTTTCTCGAAACGGCGGGAGCAAAAGACGCAGGAATCGAAATTTACACGCTTTCCAAAACGTATAATATGGCTGGATGGCGGGTCGGGTTTGCAGTCGGCAACGCCTCTGTGATCGAAGCGCTGAACCTTTACCAGGACCATATGTATGTCAGCCTCTTTAAAGCAGTCCAAGACGCCGCGGCGGCCGCGCTCCTATCAGATCAAGCGTGTGTCCAGGAGCAAAATGAGCGCTACGAAAAAAGGCGGAATGCATGGATCCGCGCGGTCCGCGATATCGGCTGGCATGCGGATGCTCCGCAAGGATCTTTTTTCGCCTGGATGCCTGTTCCCGACGGCTATACATCTGAGGCTTTTTCCGATCTGCTTCTCGAAAAAGCGAATGTCGTCACCGCGCCCGGCATCGGCTTCGGCAAACACGGGGAAGGCTATGTGAGAGTCGGCCTCTTGACAAGCGAAGAGCGGCTCCGGGAAGCGGCTTCGCGTATTGCCGAGCTGAATATATTCAAAAAGACCGGCCACAGTCATTGA
- the mtnW gene encoding 2,3-diketo-5-methylthiopentyl-1-phosphate enolase: MSELLATYILADPGCDAEKRAEQIAIGLTVGSWTDLPLLKQEQLKKHKGRVVNVEETESELGEKQATVTIAYPEANFTNDIPAVLTTVFGKLSLDGKIKLADLEFSRSFKQSLPGPKFGVYGIRKKIGEFERPLLMSIFKGVIGRDMEDLKEQLRQQALGGVDLIKDDEILFETGSAPFEKRITEGKKVLEEAFEETGRKTLYAVNLTGRTMELKAKARKAAELGADVLLLNVFAYGLDVLQSFAEDDDIPLPIMAHPAVSGALTSSPHYGFSHSLLLGKLNRYAGADFSLFPSPYGSVALPKRDALAIYDECTKEDVFKPTFAVPSAGIHPGMVPLLMKDFGIDHIINAGGGIHGHPNGAAGGGRAFRAVIDAVLEAEPVEEKAKRSPDLKLALEKWGRVEVSV, from the coding sequence ATGAGTGAACTTTTGGCAACATATATCTTGGCCGATCCAGGCTGTGACGCAGAAAAGCGGGCCGAGCAAATCGCGATCGGGCTGACGGTCGGATCGTGGACAGATCTGCCGCTCTTAAAGCAGGAGCAGCTGAAAAAGCATAAAGGACGCGTCGTCAACGTCGAAGAAACAGAAAGCGAGCTGGGGGAAAAACAGGCAACGGTCACCATCGCCTATCCGGAAGCCAATTTTACAAACGACATTCCCGCTGTGCTGACGACCGTTTTTGGAAAGCTGTCTCTCGACGGAAAAATCAAATTGGCGGATTTGGAGTTTTCGCGGTCTTTTAAGCAATCTTTGCCGGGTCCAAAATTCGGCGTATACGGGATCCGGAAAAAAATCGGCGAATTTGAAAGGCCGCTGTTGATGAGCATTTTTAAAGGCGTCATCGGCCGCGATATGGAAGACTTGAAGGAACAGCTGAGGCAGCAGGCTCTTGGCGGAGTGGATTTGATCAAGGACGATGAAATCCTATTCGAAACAGGCAGTGCCCCCTTTGAAAAACGAATCACGGAAGGAAAAAAAGTGCTTGAGGAAGCCTTTGAAGAAACAGGGCGCAAAACGCTGTATGCCGTCAACCTGACGGGCAGGACAATGGAGCTGAAAGCGAAAGCGAGAAAAGCAGCCGAGCTCGGAGCTGATGTTTTGCTGCTTAATGTGTTTGCCTACGGGCTCGATGTTTTGCAAAGCTTTGCAGAAGACGATGACATCCCGCTGCCGATTATGGCGCACCCGGCAGTAAGCGGCGCACTTACTTCATCGCCGCATTACGGTTTTTCCCATTCGCTCTTGCTCGGCAAACTGAACCGGTATGCGGGTGCCGATTTCAGCCTGTTCCCTTCTCCGTACGGAAGCGTCGCTCTGCCGAAGCGAGATGCGCTTGCCATATACGATGAATGCACGAAGGAAGACGTCTTTAAACCGACATTCGCGGTGCCGTCGGCCGGCATTCACCCCGGCATGGTCCCGCTCTTGATGAAAGACTTTGGCATTGACCACATCATCAATGCAGGCGGGGGGATTCACGGCCATCCAAACGGGGCGGCAGGCGGAGGAAGAGCGTTTCGGGCGGTCATTGATGCCGTCTTAGAAGCGGAGCCTGTCGAAGAGAAAGCAAAGCGCTCTCCCGATTTGAAGCTCGCCCTTGAAAAATGGGGAAGGGTTGAGGTCTCTGTATGA
- a CDS encoding methylthioribulose 1-phosphate dehydratase → MSEQKRQELAEVKKELAERDWFPATSGNLSIKVSEDPLRFLITASGKDKRKETEEDFLLADEEGRPAETGHALKPSAETLLHTYVYQHTNAGCCLHVHTVDNNVISELYAKEKQVTFRGQEIIKALGLWEEHAEVTVPIIENSAHIPDLAADFAGHLSGDSGAVLIRSHGITVWGKTAFEAKRMLEAYEFLFSWHLKLKALQAYHV, encoded by the coding sequence ATGTCTGAGCAAAAACGGCAGGAACTAGCCGAGGTAAAAAAAGAGCTTGCGGAAAGGGATTGGTTCCCGGCGACAAGCGGTAATCTGTCAATCAAAGTATCAGAAGACCCGCTGCGGTTTCTCATCACAGCAAGCGGAAAAGATAAAAGAAAAGAGACCGAGGAGGATTTTCTCCTGGCGGACGAAGAGGGGAGGCCGGCGGAGACCGGACACGCGCTGAAGCCGTCGGCGGAGACGCTGCTGCACACCTATGTCTATCAACACACAAACGCCGGCTGCTGTCTTCACGTCCACACGGTTGACAACAATGTCATCTCAGAGCTTTATGCAAAAGAAAAGCAAGTGACATTCAGGGGCCAGGAAATCATAAAGGCGCTCGGACTTTGGGAGGAGCACGCGGAGGTCACGGTCCCGATTATCGAAAACAGCGCTCATATTCCTGATTTGGCGGCGGATTTTGCCGGGCACCTTTCAGGCGATTCAGGCGCAGTGCTGATTCGCAGCCACGGCATTACTGTCTGGGGAAAAACGGCATTTGAGGCAAAGCGGATGCTTGAAGCATATGAATTCTTGTTCAGCTGGCATTTAAAGCTGAAAGCTTTGCAGGCTTATCACGTTTAA
- a CDS encoding 1,2-dihydroxy-3-keto-5-methylthiopentene dioxygenase: protein MATIRIHDEQNTSIENQEEVEQFLKRQEVIYEKWDITKLPAGLKEKYDLTDEEKQEILDVFAAEIKDISERRGYKASDVISLSDQNPKLDELLKNFKQEHHHTDDEVRFIVSGHGIFAIEGKDGTFFDVLLNPGDLISVPENTRHYFTLQEDRKVVAVRIFVTTEGWVPIYEKENVNQS, encoded by the coding sequence ATGGCGACAATTCGGATCCATGATGAACAAAACACGAGCATTGAAAACCAGGAAGAAGTAGAACAATTTCTAAAGCGGCAGGAGGTCATTTATGAAAAGTGGGATATCACAAAACTGCCGGCCGGTTTAAAGGAAAAATACGATTTGACCGATGAAGAGAAACAGGAGATTTTAGACGTCTTTGCCGCTGAAATCAAAGACATTTCAGAACGCCGCGGCTATAAAGCGAGCGATGTCATCTCGCTTTCCGACCAAAATCCGAAACTCGATGAGCTTTTGAAAAACTTCAAACAGGAGCATCATCATACAGACGATGAAGTCAGGTTTATCGTCAGCGGCCACGGCATCTTTGCGATAGAAGGAAAAGACGGCACATTTTTTGATGTCCTTTTAAATCCGGGGGATTTGATCTCTGTTCCTGAAAACACCCGCCATTATTTCACGCTTCAGGAAGACCGGAAAGTCGTGGCTGTCAGAATCTTTGTGACGACAGAGGGCTGGGTGCCGATTTATGAAAAAGAGAATGTGAACCAGTCATAA
- the fosB gene encoding metallothiol transferase FosB, with product MENNKILGINHLLFSVSDLSVSISFYEKVFDAKWLVKAEKTAYFDLNGIWLAFNEEKDIKRQEIHDSYTHIAFSIQQEDLPFWEKKLHDLGVNVLKGRKRHEGDRDSIYFSDPDGHKFELHTGSVFDRLQYYQNEKPHLSFHEGHIKALYDRNK from the coding sequence ATGGAAAACAATAAAATCCTCGGCATCAATCATCTCTTGTTTTCGGTCTCTGACCTGTCCGTCTCTATTTCATTCTATGAAAAGGTGTTTGATGCCAAGTGGCTCGTAAAAGCCGAGAAAACCGCTTATTTTGACCTGAACGGCATCTGGCTCGCATTCAACGAAGAGAAAGACATTAAAAGACAGGAAATCCACGACTCTTACACCCATATCGCGTTTTCGATCCAACAGGAAGATTTGCCGTTCTGGGAAAAGAAATTACACGATTTAGGCGTTAATGTGCTGAAGGGCAGAAAACGGCATGAAGGAGACAGAGATTCAATTTATTTCTCAGATCCAGACGGCCATAAGTTCGAGCTTCACACAGGCTCTGTATTTGACCGTCTTCAATACTATCAAAATGAAAAACCGCATCTTTCATTTCATGAAGGCCACATCAAGGCTCTTTATGACAGAAACAAATAA
- a CDS encoding YkvA family protein, with translation MRQMMKKPVSKLRTVFAVKEAYSGLLLFFRAFRAWRKGDYPLFPKKTILLAALAFIYVLSPIDLIPDVLAGVGWLDDAAVLAFLFRQITKELDGFETHLTGRVNYNGKQ, from the coding sequence ATGCGCCAAATGATGAAAAAACCAGTTTCAAAGCTCCGAACCGTCTTTGCCGTGAAAGAAGCATATTCAGGCCTCTTATTGTTTTTCAGGGCATTTAGAGCCTGGAGAAAGGGAGACTACCCCTTATTCCCGAAAAAAACAATTTTGCTGGCCGCGCTGGCATTTATCTATGTGCTGTCACCGATCGATTTGATCCCCGATGTTCTCGCAGGCGTCGGCTGGCTTGATGATGCGGCTGTGCTCGCTTTTCTCTTCAGGCAAATCACCAAAGAGCTGGACGGGTTTGAAACACATCTAACAGGGAGAGTAAATTACAATGGAAAACAATAA
- a CDS encoding aspartyl-phosphate phosphatase Spo0E family protein: protein MQRYIEKEALLVSISKKRQMMVEAAEIYGYTGDETIRRSQELDQLIYEYQKLSMNENAPDNLLQDFLGCIDCLPVEKYTA from the coding sequence ATGCAAAGGTATATTGAAAAAGAAGCATTGCTCGTTTCCATCAGCAAGAAGCGGCAAATGATGGTTGAAGCCGCTGAAATCTATGGATATACAGGGGATGAAACGATCAGGCGGAGCCAGGAGCTGGATCAATTAATTTATGAATATCAAAAATTGTCTATGAATGAAAACGCGCCAGACAATCTGCTGCAAGATTTTTTAGGCTGCATCGACTGTCTGCCCGTTGAAAAATATACGGCATAG
- a CDS encoding PAS domain-containing sensor histidine kinase: MRNLKSIWKKIRLYLILVMIPAFIISFFVYEQERENITEKHRQTATLMLNIHRNQINYLIGETEARLSSLATALNHPVNEQHIKRILTETYKKEPRFSALYLLNEDGDVMVSTSPAKEKKALSYKSILQKAEKSKKSVITDDIHTVSDGLELNIFTPVFDSEGRTTNFLLASIRVDYLKNIMNVLSPELYIKILNQKNQIVFTAGHSPPEKPDGGTVDAFLDQIDWKLEVYPEPVQLDEIVHSLLLSFLSIFILLNIMFLLLQYVLLKRRTKQERAQNEAQKLELIGTLAASTAHEIRNPLTGISGFIQLLQKKYQSKEDQMYFSIIDQEIRRINQIVSEFLVLGKPTAEQWQLNSMNEMIDEIMPIIHSEANLYNVEVEFQDCGEDPAYVYCKKDHIKQVVLNVAKNALESMKNGGKLVIQIEHDQEKAQIIVKDIGEGIPQEMMESIFQPFVTSKEKGTGLGLVVCKRIISMYGGTIHIESERHKGTTVTITLPTSKEQDD; this comes from the coding sequence ATGCGCAATTTGAAAAGTATATGGAAGAAAATCAGGCTTTATTTGATCTTGGTGATGATCCCCGCCTTCATTATAAGCTTTTTTGTATACGAACAAGAACGAGAAAATATCACTGAAAAGCACCGTCAGACTGCGACTCTCATGCTCAATATTCACCGCAACCAAATCAATTACCTGATCGGCGAAACAGAAGCAAGGCTCAGCTCCCTTGCCACGGCCCTCAACCACCCTGTTAATGAGCAGCATATCAAACGAATCCTGACGGAAACGTATAAAAAAGAACCGCGTTTTTCGGCTTTATACCTTTTAAATGAAGACGGCGATGTCATGGTGAGCACGTCTCCCGCCAAAGAAAAAAAGGCGCTTTCTTACAAGAGCATTCTGCAAAAAGCGGAAAAATCAAAGAAATCCGTGATCACAGACGATATACATACAGTGTCGGACGGGCTGGAGCTGAATATTTTTACTCCGGTCTTTGACAGCGAAGGGAGAACAACAAATTTTCTGCTCGCTTCGATCCGCGTCGATTATCTGAAAAATATCATGAACGTCTTGAGCCCTGAGCTTTATATCAAAATTCTCAATCAGAAGAATCAGATCGTCTTTACGGCAGGCCATTCTCCTCCTGAGAAGCCGGACGGCGGTACCGTCGACGCTTTTTTGGACCAGATCGACTGGAAGCTTGAAGTCTATCCGGAACCGGTCCAGCTTGATGAAATCGTTCACAGTCTTCTGCTGTCATTTTTGAGTATTTTCATTCTGCTGAATATTATGTTCCTCCTGCTCCAGTATGTCCTGCTGAAGCGGCGGACCAAGCAGGAGCGCGCCCAAAATGAAGCGCAGAAGCTCGAATTAATCGGCACCTTGGCGGCGAGCACCGCTCATGAAATCAGAAACCCGCTGACAGGCATCAGCGGCTTTATCCAGCTCCTTCAAAAAAAATATCAATCAAAAGAAGATCAAATGTATTTCTCAATCATCGACCAGGAAATCCGGAGGATCAACCAGATTGTCAGCGAGTTTCTCGTGCTCGGAAAGCCGACGGCAGAGCAGTGGCAGCTCAACTCCATGAATGAAATGATTGACGAGATCATGCCGATTATTCATTCTGAGGCAAATTTATATAATGTGGAAGTGGAATTTCAAGACTGCGGAGAAGATCCGGCTTATGTGTATTGTAAAAAGGATCATATTAAGCAGGTTGTCTTGAACGTCGCCAAAAATGCTCTTGAATCGATGAAAAACGGCGGAAAGCTGGTCATTCAAATCGAACATGATCAAGAGAAGGCGCAAATTATTGTGAAGGATATCGGAGAAGGCATTCCACAAGAAATGATGGAAAGTATTTTCCAGCCTTTTGTTACATCAAAAGAAAAAGGAACCGGACTCGGCCTTGTCGTGTGCAAGCGCATCATTTCCATGTACGGGGGAACCATTCATATCGAAAGCGAACGGCATAAAGGAACGACTGTAACGATTACGCTGCCGACTTCAAAGGAACAGGACGACTGA
- a CDS encoding MarR family winged helix-turn-helix transcriptional regulator, protein MSNREQEQSLKLFIVLSRAYRSINDHMNKHIHHHGLNPTEFAVLELLYHKGDQPLQQIGDKILLASGSITYVVDKLEQKQLITRRACTTDRRVTYAQITDKGTELLEKIFPGHAEELHNMISVLSDEEKEACIEMLKKVGLNARNIYKGKE, encoded by the coding sequence ATGAGTAATAGAGAACAGGAACAGTCCTTGAAGTTATTTATTGTATTATCTCGAGCGTACAGATCCATTAATGATCATATGAATAAACATATTCATCATCATGGTCTGAATCCAACCGAGTTTGCCGTTTTAGAACTCCTCTATCATAAAGGGGATCAGCCCCTTCAGCAAATAGGGGATAAGATTCTTCTGGCGAGCGGGAGTATTACATATGTGGTTGACAAGCTTGAGCAAAAGCAGCTGATCACGAGAAGAGCCTGTACGACAGACCGCAGGGTGACCTATGCGCAAATTACAGATAAAGGCACCGAGCTCCTCGAGAAGATTTTTCCGGGTCATGCAGAAGAGCTGCACAACATGATCAGCGTATTAAGCGATGAGGAGAAAGAAGCCTGCATCGAAATGCTGAAAAAAGTCGGACTGAATGCAAGAAATATTTATAAGGGCAAAGAGTAA